The Candidatus Angelobacter sp. genome window below encodes:
- the leuD gene encoding 3-isopropylmalate dehydratase small subunit, giving the protein MEKLRLLSSTAVPLPIENIDTDQIIPSRFLKNTSKVGFGKNLFRDWRFKPDFVLNNPLYVGKILISSRNLGCGSSREHAIWAILDYGFRVVISSFFADIFKENALNNGLLPIEISEIFLTNIFETVIQYPKSIINVDLENKNVFFENHTEKFNINLYKKTCFLHGYNDIEYLANLKKEIDFFEKKNKLID; this is encoded by the coding sequence ATGGAAAAATTACGACTACTTAGCAGCACTGCTGTTCCCCTGCCTATAGAAAATATTGATACAGATCAAATTATACCTTCAAGATTTTTAAAAAATACTTCTAAAGTAGGGTTTGGAAAAAATCTTTTTAGGGATTGGCGTTTTAAACCTGACTTTGTATTAAATAATCCTCTTTATGTAGGAAAAATTCTAATTTCATCCAGAAATTTAGGATGTGGCTCAAGCAGGGAACATGCAATTTGGGCTATTCTTGATTATGGATTTAGAGTAGTTATTTCAAGTTTTTTTGCAGACATTTTTAAAGAAAATGCTCTAAATAATGGTCTTCTTCCAATAGAGATTTCTGAAATTTTTTTAACAAATATTTTTGAAACTGTTATTCAATATCCAAAATCTATTATTAACGTTGATTTGGAAAATAAAAATGTTTTTTTCGAAAATCATACAGAAAAATTTAATATAAATTTATACAAGAAAACTTGTTTTCTTCATGGTTATAATGATATAGAATATCTAGCAAATCTTAAAAAAGAAATTGATTTTTTTGAAAAAAAAAATAAATTAATTGATTGA
- the leuB gene encoding 3-isopropylmalate dehydrogenase has protein sequence MEKNIALLSGDGIGPEVIKQARKVLNAIEKKFGHTFKYLEGLIGASAIDKTGDPLPPETLDICSKSDAIIFGTIGHPKYDEDPKAKVRPEEGLLRLRKIMGLYCNIRPIKVYPSILKKSPLHTNGNIDFVIYRELTSGIYFGKKGRSIDGYVAYDHCVYYVREIERIGRAAFEAGLKRRKKLTLIDKANVLETSRLWRETIKKMSKNYRKIQLDFLFIDNAAMQLIINPERFDVILTENMFGDILSDEASVLGGSIGLLPSASIGEKVSLFEPIHGSYPQAAGKNIANPIASILSVAMMLDHFGLFKEGKEIYKSVKYSIDKKMVTPDMEDSSSIGTEEVGDFITECLLKN, from the coding sequence ATGGAAAAAAATATTGCGCTTCTTTCAGGCGATGGAATAGGTCCAGAAGTAATCAAACAAGCACGTAAAGTTTTAAATGCTATTGAAAAAAAATTTGGTCATACCTTCAAATATCTTGAAGGTCTAATTGGAGCATCTGCTATAGATAAAACTGGAGATCCCTTACCTCCAGAAACTTTAGATATTTGCTCAAAATCAGATGCTATTATTTTTGGTACGATAGGTCATCCTAAATATGACGAAGATCCCAAAGCAAAGGTAAGGCCTGAAGAAGGATTACTCAGGCTAAGAAAAATAATGGGATTATACTGTAATATAAGACCCATAAAAGTTTATCCCTCTATACTTAAAAAGTCTCCCCTTCATACAAATGGAAACATTGATTTTGTCATATATAGAGAACTGACAAGTGGCATATACTTTGGAAAAAAAGGACGATCCATTGATGGATATGTAGCTTACGATCATTGCGTCTACTATGTAAGAGAAATTGAACGAATAGGACGGGCCGCTTTTGAAGCAGGACTAAAAAGACGTAAAAAACTTACTTTAATTGATAAAGCGAATGTGCTCGAAACCTCTAGGTTATGGAGAGAAACAATAAAAAAAATGAGCAAAAATTATCGTAAAATCCAGTTGGATTTTCTATTTATCGATAATGCAGCTATGCAACTTATTATAAATCCTGAAAGGTTTGATGTAATTTTAACGGAAAATATGTTTGGAGACATCTTATCAGATGAAGCTAGTGTTCTAGGTGGATCTATTGGGCTTTTACCATCTGCATCTATAGGTGAAAAAGTCTCCCTGTTTGAACCTATACACGGATCATATCCTCAAGCTGCTGGTAAAAATATAGCTAATCCTATAGCTAGTATACTTTCTGTAGCAATGATGCTTGATCATTTTGGGCTTTTTAAAGAAGGGAAAGAAATATACAAGTCAGTCAAATATTCTATTGACAAAAAAATGGTAACTCCAGACATGGAAGATTCTTCATCTATAGGAACTGAGGAAGTGGGGGATTTCATTACAGAATGTCTTCTAAAAAATTAA
- the atpD gene encoding F0F1 ATP synthase subunit beta, protein MLKNPKGKITKIIGPVIDVIFEKTSFIPKIYEALDIYGSYGKKLTLEVQKHIGECTVRCISMHHTDGLNRGQEIIPCVNTISMPVGEEINGRLFNVTGESIDGLGNLSNEEVLPIHRESPKFEELSPTKKVLYTGIKVIDLIHPYAKGGKIGLFGGAGVGKTVLIQELINNIAKLHGGFSVFAGVGERTREGNDLLREMIESGIICYGDEFIKSMKKGKWDLSKVDKDALKKSKATFVFGQMNEPSGARARVALSGLTLAEYFRDSVNEKNKNKGRDVLFFIDNIFRFTQAGSEVSALLGRTPSAVGYQPTLASEMGVMQERITSTKHGSITSVQAIYVPADDLTDPAPATTFSHLDATTVLSRKISSLGIYPSVDPLDSTSRVLCPEIVGIEHYECAQRVKEVLQRYKTLQDIIAILGVEELNDEDKLLVARARRVQKFLSQPFHVAEKFTGIPGESVSIKETIKGFNMIINGDLDKYPEAAFNLKGNIDKAIESGEKMLNP, encoded by the coding sequence ATGCTTAAAAATCCAAAAGGTAAAATTACGAAAATTATTGGCCCGGTAATTGATGTAATCTTTGAAAAGACTTCATTTATTCCTAAAATTTATGAAGCCCTAGATATTTATGGTTCTTACGGTAAAAAACTTACTTTGGAAGTACAAAAGCACATTGGAGAATGTACTGTTAGGTGCATATCTATGCATCATACGGATGGTTTAAATAGAGGGCAAGAAATTATTCCGTGCGTAAATACCATAAGCATGCCTGTAGGTGAAGAAATCAATGGAAGGTTGTTTAATGTTACCGGAGAAAGTATTGATGGATTAGGTAATCTAAGTAACGAGGAAGTCCTTCCGATACATAGAGAATCTCCAAAATTCGAAGAACTTTCCCCCACAAAAAAAGTACTTTATACTGGAATAAAGGTTATAGATCTTATACACCCTTATGCTAAGGGTGGAAAAATTGGTCTTTTTGGTGGAGCTGGAGTAGGAAAAACGGTTTTGATTCAGGAATTGATAAACAATATAGCAAAGTTACATGGAGGATTTTCTGTATTTGCTGGAGTTGGAGAAAGAACTAGAGAAGGAAATGATTTACTACGTGAAATGATTGAATCAGGAATTATCTGTTATGGAGATGAATTCATAAAATCCATGAAAAAAGGTAAATGGGATCTATCCAAAGTAGATAAAGATGCCTTGAAAAAATCTAAAGCAACTTTTGTTTTTGGCCAGATGAATGAACCTTCTGGAGCTCGAGCTCGTGTCGCTTTATCTGGATTAACTCTGGCAGAATATTTTAGAGACAGTGTAAACGAAAAAAATAAAAATAAAGGAAGAGATGTGCTTTTCTTTATAGATAACATTTTTCGTTTTACTCAAGCTGGATCAGAAGTTTCTGCTCTATTAGGTCGGACTCCTTCAGCTGTTGGATATCAACCCACACTAGCATCTGAAATGGGGGTAATGCAGGAAAGGATTACATCCACTAAACACGGATCCATTACATCAGTGCAAGCAATTTACGTTCCAGCTGATGATTTGACTGATCCAGCTCCAGCAACAACATTTTCTCATCTTGATGCAACAACTGTTCTATCAAGAAAGATCTCTTCTTTGGGAATTTATCCTTCAGTAGATCCTCTAGACTCCACTTCAAGAGTTCTCTGTCCAGAGATTGTAGGAATAGAACATTATGAATGTGCGCAACGTGTAAAAGAAGTTTTGCAAAGATATAAAACATTGCAGGATATCATTGCTATCTTAGGTGTAGAAGAACTTAATGATGAAGATAAGCTTCTGGTAGCTCGAGCTAGAAGAGTCCAGAAATTTCTATCTCAACCATTTCACGTTGCTGAGAAATTTACAGGAATTCCTGGAGAATCAGTGAGTATAAAAGAAACGATTAAAGGATTTAATATGATTATAAATGGGGATCTAGATAAATATCCTGAAGCGGCCTTTAACTTAAAAGGAAATATAGATAAAGCTATCGAAAGTGGAGAAAAAATGCTTAATCCATAA
- a CDS encoding riboflavin synthase → MFSGVVEKIGILTDIHFEEKNIYLTVSNPFEKSIKRGQSISHNGVCLTVLKKKKENYTVNAVLDSLYKSTLKTLKVCDKINLERSLQLGSEIGGHFVPGHVNYTESIESIETKKSSWLFKLRYDNFFSTIIEMGSVTINGISLTVLESKNFFFSVVVIPYTFEKSNFHLLRKGQKVNLEFDILGKYISHLIHTVCMT, encoded by the coding sequence ATGTTTAGTGGAGTAGTTGAAAAAATAGGCATTTTAACGGATATTCATTTTGAAGAAAAAAATATTTACTTGACTGTGTCAAATCCGTTTGAAAAATCTATTAAAAGAGGTCAAAGTATTTCCCATAATGGAGTTTGTTTGACTGTTTTAAAAAAAAAAAAGGAAAATTATACAGTAAATGCTGTATTGGACTCTTTATACAAAAGTACCCTAAAAACTTTGAAAGTTTGCGATAAAATAAATTTAGAACGTTCTCTTCAACTAGGGAGTGAAATAGGAGGGCACTTTGTACCTGGTCACGTAAATTATACGGAATCTATTGAGTCCATCGAAACTAAAAAAAGTAGTTGGTTATTTAAATTGAGATATGATAACTTTTTCAGTACTATTATAGAAATGGGATCAGTTACTATAAACGGAATTAGCCTAACTGTATTAGAATCAAAAAATTTTTTTTTTAGTGTAGTTGTTATTCCATATACTTTTGAAAAAAGTAACTTTCATCTTTTAAGAAAAGGTCAAAAAGTTAATTTGGAATTTGATATTCTTGGAAAGTACATCTCTCACTTAATACATACAGTATGTATGACATAG
- the acpP gene encoding acyl carrier protein produces MYDIESRVKDILAKKLGIDELTLESSLIKDLGIDSLDYIELIMAIEEEFHIKISDEYAESIFRIKDIVFYVNSLLKKDLKCPV; encoded by the coding sequence ATGTATGACATAGAATCAAGAGTAAAGGATATTTTAGCCAAAAAATTAGGAATTGATGAACTTACCCTCGAAAGTTCTCTAATAAAAGATTTAGGTATAGATTCTTTAGACTATATAGAATTAATTATGGCTATTGAAGAAGAGTTTCATATTAAAATTTCTGACGAATACGCGGAATCCATCTTTAGGATAAAGGATATTGTATTTTATGTGAATAGTCTTCTTAAGAAAGATTTAAAATGCCCCGTTTAA
- the fabF gene encoding beta-ketoacyl-ACP synthase II: protein MPRLKLKRVVVTGLGILSPIGNNVEDFWFSLVKGESGANFIKYFDTSHLKTRFACYLKEYFPENFFSKKEIRKLDYCTQYGIVASEEAIKDSGLDFSKENRERIGVIWGSGMGSFSTLEWEISHFVKKGYPQYSPFFITKTMIDITSGFLTIKHGLQGPSYATVSSCASSANALVHAFNILQLGKTDVIITGGSESAITEAGIGGFNALNALSTKNEKHKSASRPFDKKRDGFVLGEGAGSLVLEEYEHAKSRNSKIYAEIAGIGISSDAYHITAPHPLSIGITIAIKNAINDAKIKPSEVEHINTHGTSTYLGDLSEIRAIKAVFGKSVYNININSTKSMTGHLLGASGAIESVASILPLSKSIIPPTINLSEIDEEIDTRLNLTPKKAQKRTLNISMCNNFGLGGHNVCIIFKKYERL from the coding sequence ATGCCCCGTTTAAAATTAAAAAGAGTAGTAGTTACTGGACTTGGGATCCTTTCCCCAATTGGGAATAATGTAGAAGATTTCTGGTTCTCTCTTGTTAAAGGAGAAAGCGGAGCTAATTTCATAAAATATTTTGATACTAGTCATTTAAAAACTAGATTTGCATGTTATCTTAAGGAATACTTTCCAGAAAATTTCTTTTCTAAAAAAGAAATTAGAAAATTAGATTACTGTACTCAATATGGAATTGTTGCATCGGAAGAGGCAATTAAAGACAGTGGTTTAGATTTTTCTAAAGAAAATAGAGAACGTATTGGAGTTATTTGGGGATCAGGAATGGGTAGTTTTTCTACGTTAGAATGGGAAATTTCTCACTTCGTTAAAAAGGGATATCCACAATATAGTCCATTTTTCATTACTAAAACAATGATAGATATCACGTCAGGTTTTCTGACCATAAAACATGGCCTTCAAGGGCCTAGTTATGCAACTGTTTCCTCTTGTGCATCTTCAGCAAATGCTCTTGTCCATGCATTTAATATACTCCAATTAGGAAAAACAGATGTTATAATTACTGGAGGATCTGAATCAGCTATCACAGAAGCTGGTATTGGAGGGTTTAATGCTCTAAATGCTCTTTCTACAAAAAATGAAAAACACAAAAGTGCATCACGTCCTTTTGATAAAAAACGTGATGGTTTTGTATTGGGAGAAGGAGCAGGAAGTCTGGTACTTGAGGAATATGAACATGCGAAAAGCAGAAACTCTAAAATTTATGCGGAGATAGCTGGTATTGGAATTTCTTCTGATGCATATCACATTACAGCTCCACATCCTTTGAGTATTGGAATTACGATAGCTATCAAAAATGCTATAAATGATGCAAAAATTAAACCCTCAGAAGTGGAACATATCAATACGCATGGAACATCTACTTACTTAGGAGATCTATCTGAGATAAGAGCTATTAAAGCTGTTTTTGGAAAAAGCGTTTATAATATTAATATTAATTCAACAAAATCTATGACTGGACATTTGCTAGGAGCTTCAGGTGCGATAGAATCCGTAGCTTCTATATTACCCCTTTCAAAAAGCATAATTCCTCCTACTATTAATCTTTCAGAAATTGATGAAGAAATCGATACTAGGTTAAATTTAACGCCTAAAAAAGCTCAAAAAAGAACCCTAAACATTAGCATGTGCAATAATTTTGGATTAGGGGGACATAATGTATGTATAATATTTAAAAAATATGAGAGATTATAA
- the yihA gene encoding ribosome biogenesis GTP-binding protein YihA/YsxC translates to MRDYNIHSVKFISSSKKFSKIPLFNLAEYAFFGRSNVGKSSLINMILNRKNLARTSSYPGKTRLINHYIVDKKWILADLPGYGYSKVSKKERFNFHQSIFDYILKRRTLLCLFNLIDNRFPPKNIDISFMRWLGKKQIPFCLVFTKTDKVNKDLCQKNIERYKRILINEWKISPILFKTSSKTKQGREDILKYIYHTNINILD, encoded by the coding sequence ATGAGAGATTATAATATCCATAGTGTAAAATTTATATCAAGCAGTAAAAAATTCTCAAAAATTCCATTATTTAATTTAGCGGAATATGCTTTCTTCGGCAGATCTAATGTAGGAAAATCGAGTTTAATCAATATGATCCTGAATAGAAAAAATTTAGCTCGAACATCTTCTTATCCAGGTAAAACCAGATTAATTAATCATTATATCGTAGATAAAAAGTGGATCTTGGCTGATCTTCCTGGATATGGTTATTCTAAAGTCTCTAAAAAAGAGAGATTTAATTTTCACCAATCAATTTTTGATTATATCTTAAAAAGAAGAACCCTTTTATGCTTATTCAATTTGATTGATAATAGATTTCCACCTAAAAATATAGATATAAGTTTTATGAGATGGTTAGGTAAAAAACAAATACCTTTTTGTCTTGTTTTTACCAAAACAGATAAAGTAAATAAAGACCTTTGCCAGAAGAATATTGAGCGATATAAAAGAATTCTTATTAATGAATGGAAGATTTCTCCTATTTTGTTTAAAACTTCTTCAAAAACAAAACAAGGAAGAGAAGATATACTAAAGTATATTTATCATACGAACATAAACATTTTAGATTAA
- a CDS encoding type II 3-dehydroquinate dehydratase: MKRVIIVNGPNLNLLGKREPDFYGLVRFESFFETLKKKKYFSGIEIIYRQSNHEGSIVDLLQEVGFSTEVGIVLNAGAYTHTSIAIADAIRSIPSKVIEVHMTNIYAREHYRKQSFISSVCDGSICGFGLRSYELAIMALI, translated from the coding sequence ATGAAAAGAGTAATTATTGTGAATGGACCAAATTTAAATCTTTTAGGGAAAAGAGAACCTGACTTTTATGGTCTGGTACGATTTGAAAGTTTTTTCGAAACCCTTAAAAAAAAAAAATATTTTTCTGGAATAGAGATTATTTATCGTCAGAGTAACCATGAAGGAAGTATTGTGGATTTACTCCAAGAAGTTGGATTTTCTACAGAAGTAGGTATTGTGCTTAATGCAGGAGCATATACACACACTTCTATTGCCATAGCGGACGCTATACGATCCATCCCTTCTAAAGTAATAGAAGTCCATATGACAAATATTTATGCAAGAGAACACTACAGAAAGCAATCATTCATCTCTTCCGTATGTGATGGAAGTATTTGTGGTTTTGGTTTGCGCTCTTACGAGTTAGCTATTATGGCTTTAATCTAA
- a CDS encoding POTRA domain-containing protein, with protein sequence MKYNFFLCFLFFILPTIGYGYKYKKESTYILSGVKIKGLYRNYVKKKIINIIYPKIGKEIKGKKNNDFIKDLWKTNLLKNIFVFVEKIKGKKIFFQIILEEVDKLSDLNLKGTGLSSQKFNVKIGSKINGDFLSYLKKDIRKYYIKKGFPYVYVIVNTENRKKEAFLKIHVQKGPGIRIKKIFLEGNKKVSSEELLRSRIKKVKLLDILNKKKSTYVTEVEKDIIDKYQSLGFIDAHIVSKSLLRLDEKNFLLKIKLYEGKRYIIGDVSFIGNTILEKKKLLNFEKGDTYNPIGIIESTEDPKNESSIYSLYLNKGYYFSKVFPVEKSVKDHKVYVEVRIEEGRLTFFDRITFSGNFVTKDHVIIRELKTIPGDVFSERNIKQTFLHLIRLGIFDHNILPFFMENKNKNTVDLEWKLKEKVSGKFKIQGGYVGNQLIGNLNIYLNNLSLENLLKKRFYHLLPQGNGQWLSLSAQVSKNFQYYGFSFTDPWLGKYFPTSFTFEGNYSQNSKIVKYDFNHLNKKDYFQPEKNKNIGFSSGISRRLKWPDDYFSWAAFVNYNNYHYSYGEEWSFKDLSKVKGIHDLRYSFSLNRTSSGPDPIFKVSGSEFDLTTVFTIPYSLLHRKKNKYPQKWVEYFKIKLKTYWYKSFLQKFVLKTGGEVGFLMNYNKYKEIPSFQRFFIGGYESTNLKSGKDYISLRGYPNPGIFGGISPKIGGLFYNRILLEVRYPIIMNESGIIWLLGFLEGGNVYSHYNFYKTFQLKKSIGLGFRTFFPIFGTLGVDFGYGLDQKTENVHKWQIHLILG encoded by the coding sequence ATGAAATATAATTTTTTTTTATGTTTCTTATTTTTTATATTGCCTACCATAGGATATGGGTATAAATATAAAAAAGAGAGTACTTACATCTTATCTGGGGTTAAGATCAAAGGACTTTATCGAAATTATGTTAAAAAAAAAATTATTAACATAATTTATCCTAAAATAGGGAAGGAAATAAAAGGAAAAAAAAATAATGATTTTATAAAAGATCTGTGGAAGACTAATCTTTTAAAAAATATCTTTGTTTTTGTGGAAAAAATAAAAGGAAAAAAAATTTTTTTTCAAATTATTCTCGAAGAAGTAGATAAGCTCTCTGATTTAAATTTAAAAGGAACTGGACTCTCCAGTCAAAAATTTAATGTTAAAATTGGTAGTAAAATAAATGGAGATTTTCTTAGTTATCTTAAAAAAGACATACGAAAGTATTATATAAAAAAGGGATTTCCCTATGTATATGTAATAGTAAATACTGAAAATAGGAAGAAAGAAGCCTTTTTAAAGATTCATGTACAAAAAGGACCTGGAATAAGGATAAAAAAAATTTTTTTGGAAGGTAATAAAAAGGTATCAAGTGAAGAACTTCTTAGATCAAGAATAAAAAAAGTTAAATTATTAGATATCTTGAATAAAAAGAAATCAACTTATGTAACAGAAGTTGAAAAAGATATTATAGATAAATACCAATCTTTGGGATTTATAGATGCACATATAGTCTCAAAATCTCTTTTGAGATTAGATGAAAAAAATTTTTTGCTAAAAATAAAGCTATATGAAGGTAAAAGATATATCATAGGAGATGTTTCGTTTATTGGAAACACTATCTTAGAAAAAAAAAAATTATTGAATTTTGAAAAGGGAGATACTTATAATCCTATTGGAATAATAGAAAGTACAGAAGACCCAAAAAACGAATCTAGTATTTATTCTCTTTATTTAAATAAAGGGTATTATTTCTCTAAGGTCTTTCCAGTAGAAAAATCTGTTAAAGATCATAAAGTTTATGTAGAAGTTAGGATAGAAGAAGGAAGATTAACTTTTTTTGACAGAATTACTTTTTCTGGAAATTTTGTCACTAAAGATCATGTAATTATCAGAGAACTGAAAACTATTCCTGGTGATGTCTTTTCCGAAAGAAATATAAAACAGACCTTTTTACATTTAATAAGGTTAGGAATTTTTGACCATAATATTTTACCATTTTTTATGGAAAATAAGAATAAAAATACTGTAGATCTTGAATGGAAACTAAAGGAAAAAGTATCTGGTAAATTTAAAATACAAGGTGGATATGTAGGTAATCAGTTAATAGGAAATTTAAATATTTATTTAAATAATCTATCTTTAGAGAATCTTCTTAAAAAAAGATTTTATCATTTACTACCTCAAGGTAATGGACAATGGTTATCCTTATCTGCTCAAGTTTCTAAAAATTTTCAATATTATGGATTTTCTTTCACTGACCCTTGGCTAGGAAAGTATTTTCCAACTTCTTTTACCTTTGAAGGAAACTATTCACAAAACAGTAAAATAGTGAAGTATGATTTTAATCATCTAAATAAAAAAGATTATTTTCAACCAGAAAAAAATAAAAATATTGGATTTTCATCTGGAATATCTAGGAGGTTAAAATGGCCAGACGATTATTTTTCTTGGGCAGCTTTTGTTAATTATAATAATTACCATTATTCGTATGGAGAAGAATGGTCTTTCAAAGATTTATCCAAAGTAAAGGGAATACATGACTTGAGATATTCATTTTCATTGAATAGAACATCTTCCGGACCAGATCCTATTTTTAAGGTAAGCGGGTCCGAATTTGACCTAACAACTGTTTTTACTATTCCATATTCTCTTTTACATAGAAAAAAAAATAAATATCCCCAAAAATGGGTGGAATATTTCAAAATAAAACTTAAAACTTATTGGTATAAGAGTTTTCTACAAAAATTTGTGTTAAAAACTGGAGGAGAGGTAGGATTTTTAATGAATTACAATAAATATAAAGAGATACCCTCATTCCAAAGATTTTTCATTGGAGGATATGAATCCACAAATCTTAAAAGTGGTAAAGATTATATTTCTTTAAGAGGATATCCTAATCCAGGAATATTTGGAGGAATTTCTCCTAAAATAGGGGGATTATTTTATAATAGAATCCTTCTGGAAGTTCGTTACCCTATTATTATGAATGAATCTGGAATAATTTGGTTATTAGGTTTTTTGGAAGGGGGAAATGTTTACTCTCATTATAATTTTTATAAAACATTTCAACTAAAAAAATCTATTGGATTAGGATTCAGAACTTTTTTCCCAATTTTTGGGACTTTAGGCGTTGATTTTGGATATGGTTTAGATCAAAAAACAGAAAACGTCCATAAATGGCAAATACATCTTATCCTTGGGTAA
- a CDS encoding OmpH family outer membrane protein, which yields MKKKIIFIFSLFLFSLFCISLARKETKKCLNTEEVCLNTEEIIERITEIDKVKEKLEKIGKYHKNILDQIEEEIQKTMEKFKDQDSVELKVELENLQKRGEVYQRIAFDDLNQKQKALMDPLYKKMENAINRVMEKDKSIIRVIDCSPGKCVLVNRGSDITKNVKKELGI from the coding sequence ATGAAAAAAAAAATTATTTTTATTTTTTCTCTTTTTTTATTTTCTCTATTTTGCATTTCTTTAGCCAGAAAAGAAACTAAAAAGTGTCTAAATACAGAAGAAGTCTGTCTAAATACAGAAGAAATTATAGAAAGAATTACAGAAATAGATAAGGTAAAAGAAAAATTAGAAAAAATTGGGAAATACCACAAAAATATTTTGGATCAAATAGAAGAAGAAATCCAGAAAACAATGGAAAAATTTAAAGATCAAGATTCTGTAGAATTAAAAGTAGAACTGGAAAATCTCCAAAAAAGAGGAGAAGTTTATCAGAGAATTGCTTTTGATGACTTAAATCAAAAACAAAAAGCTCTTATGGATCCACTCTACAAAAAAATGGAAAATGCGATTAATAGAGTTATGGAAAAAGATAAAAGCATAATTAGAGTGATTGATTGTAGTCCTGGAAAATGCGTTTTAGTGAATAGGGGCTCTGATATAACAAAAAATGTTAAAAAAGAACTTGGTATTTAG